Proteins from a single region of Corvus hawaiiensis isolate bCorHaw1 chromosome 6, bCorHaw1.pri.cur, whole genome shotgun sequence:
- the TNNT3 gene encoding troponin T, fast skeletal muscle isoform X35, which produces MSDTEEVEQGEEEYEEEEEAQEEEVHEPAPPPEEAHEEEEKPRIKLTAPKIPEGEKVDFDDIQKKRQNKDLIELQALIDSHFEARRKEEEELVALKERIEKRRAERAEQQRIRAEKEKERQARLAEEKARREEEDAKRKAEDDLKKKKALSSMGATYSSYLAKADQKRGKKQTARETKKKVLAERRKPLNIDHLNEDKLRDKAKELWDWLYQLETEKYDFTEQIKRKKYEIVTLRNRIDQAQKHSKKAGAKGKVGGRWK; this is translated from the exons ATGTCTGATACCGAGGAAGT GGAACAAGGAGAGG AGGAGTACGAAGAAGAAG AAGAGGCTCAGGAAGAAG AAGTCCATGAACCAG CCCCCCCTCCAG AGGAAGCTCATGAGGAAG AGGAGAAGCCCAGAATAAA ACTAACTGCTCCTAAAATACCAGAGGGTGAGAAAGTAGATTTTGAT GACAtccaaaagaaaaggcagaacaaaGACCTGATCGAACTGCAGGCCTTGATTGACAGCCACTTTGAAgccagaagaaaggaagaggaagagctgGTTGCTCTCAAGGAGAGGATT GAGAAGCGCAGAGCtgaaagagcagagcagcagagaatcCGGgctgagaaggagaaggagcgTCAGGCAAGGCTTGCG gaggaaaaggcacggagagaggaagaagatgCCAAGAGAAAAGCTGAGGATgatctgaagaagaagaaggctCTGTCCTCCATGGGTGCAACATACAGCAGTTATTTGGCTAAG GCTGaccagaaaagaggaaagaagcaaACAGCTAGAGAGACGAAGAAGAAGGTCCTGGCAGAGAGGCGCAAGCCCCTGAACATTGACCACCTTAATGAAGACAAGCTGAG GGACAAAGCTAAGGAGCTGTGGGACTGGTTATATCAGCTGGAGACTGAAAAGTATGACTTTACAGAGCAgatcaagaggaaaaaatatgag ATTGTCACCCTCAGAAACCGGATTGATCAGGCCCAGAAGCA
- the TNNT3 gene encoding troponin T, fast skeletal muscle isoform X39 — protein sequence MSDTEEVEQGEEEYEEEAQEEEEAQEEEVHEPVHEPEEKPRIKLTAPKIPEGEKVDFDDIQKKRQNKDLIELQALIDSHFEARRKEEEELVALKERIEKRRAERAEQQRIRAEKEKERQARLAEEKARREEEDAKRKAEDDLKKKKALSSMGATYSSYLAKADQKRGKKQTARETKKKVLAERRKPLNIDHLNEDKLRDKAKELWDWLYQLETEKYDFTEQIKRKKYEIVTLRNRIDQAQKHSKKAGAKGKVGGRWK from the exons ATGTCTGATACCGAGGAAGT GGAACAAGGAGAGG AGGAGTACGAAGAAGAAG CTCAGGAAGAAG AAGAGGCTCAGGAAGAAG AAGTCCATGAACCAG TTCATGAGCCAG AGGAGAAGCCCAGAATAAA ACTAACTGCTCCTAAAATACCAGAGGGTGAGAAAGTAGATTTTGAT GACAtccaaaagaaaaggcagaacaaaGACCTGATCGAACTGCAGGCCTTGATTGACAGCCACTTTGAAgccagaagaaaggaagaggaagagctgGTTGCTCTCAAGGAGAGGATT GAGAAGCGCAGAGCtgaaagagcagagcagcagagaatcCGGgctgagaaggagaaggagcgTCAGGCAAGGCTTGCG gaggaaaaggcacggagagaggaagaagatgCCAAGAGAAAAGCTGAGGATgatctgaagaagaagaaggctCTGTCCTCCATGGGTGCAACATACAGCAGTTATTTGGCTAAG GCTGaccagaaaagaggaaagaagcaaACAGCTAGAGAGACGAAGAAGAAGGTCCTGGCAGAGAGGCGCAAGCCCCTGAACATTGACCACCTTAATGAAGACAAGCTGAG GGACAAAGCTAAGGAGCTGTGGGACTGGTTATATCAGCTGGAGACTGAAAAGTATGACTTTACAGAGCAgatcaagaggaaaaaatatgag ATTGTCACCCTCAGAAACCGGATTGATCAGGCCCAGAAGCA
- the TNNT3 gene encoding troponin T, fast skeletal muscle isoform X45 codes for MSDTEEVEQGEEEYEEEEEAQEEEVHEPEEAHEEEEKPRIKLTAPKIPEGEKVDFDDIQKKRQNKDLIELQALIDSHFEARRKEEEELVALKERIEKRRAERAEQQRIRAEKEKERQARLAEEKARREEEDAKRKAEDDLKKKKALSSMGATYSSYLAKADQKRGKKQTARETKKKVLAERRKPLNIDHLNEDKLRDKAKELWDWLYQLETEKYDFTEQIKRKKYEIVTLRNRIDQAQKHSKKAGAKGKVGGRWK; via the exons ATGTCTGATACCGAGGAAGT GGAACAAGGAGAGG AGGAGTACGAAGAAGAAG AAGAGGCTCAGGAAGAAG AAGTCCATGAACCAG AGGAAGCTCATGAGGAAG AGGAGAAGCCCAGAATAAA ACTAACTGCTCCTAAAATACCAGAGGGTGAGAAAGTAGATTTTGAT GACAtccaaaagaaaaggcagaacaaaGACCTGATCGAACTGCAGGCCTTGATTGACAGCCACTTTGAAgccagaagaaaggaagaggaagagctgGTTGCTCTCAAGGAGAGGATT GAGAAGCGCAGAGCtgaaagagcagagcagcagagaatcCGGgctgagaaggagaaggagcgTCAGGCAAGGCTTGCG gaggaaaaggcacggagagaggaagaagatgCCAAGAGAAAAGCTGAGGATgatctgaagaagaagaaggctCTGTCCTCCATGGGTGCAACATACAGCAGTTATTTGGCTAAG GCTGaccagaaaagaggaaagaagcaaACAGCTAGAGAGACGAAGAAGAAGGTCCTGGCAGAGAGGCGCAAGCCCCTGAACATTGACCACCTTAATGAAGACAAGCTGAG GGACAAAGCTAAGGAGCTGTGGGACTGGTTATATCAGCTGGAGACTGAAAAGTATGACTTTACAGAGCAgatcaagaggaaaaaatatgag ATTGTCACCCTCAGAAACCGGATTGATCAGGCCCAGAAGCA
- the TNNT3 gene encoding troponin T, fast skeletal muscle isoform X47, which produces MSDTEEVEQGEEEYEEEEEAQEEVHEPEEAHEEEEKPRIKLTAPKIPEGEKVDFDDIQKKRQNKDLIELQALIDSHFEARRKEEEELVALKERIEKRRAERAEQQRIRAEKEKERQARLAEEKARREEEDAKRKAEDDLKKKKALSSMGATYSSYLAKADQKRGKKQTARETKKKVLAERRKPLNIDHLNEDKLRDKAKELWDWLYQLETEKYDFTEQIKRKKYEIVTLRNRIDQAQKHSKKAGAKGKVGGRWK; this is translated from the exons ATGTCTGATACCGAGGAAGT GGAACAAGGAGAGG AGGAGTACGAAGAAGAAG AAGAGGCTCAGGAAGAAG TTCATGAGCCAG AGGAAGCTCATGAGGAAG AGGAGAAGCCCAGAATAAA ACTAACTGCTCCTAAAATACCAGAGGGTGAGAAAGTAGATTTTGAT GACAtccaaaagaaaaggcagaacaaaGACCTGATCGAACTGCAGGCCTTGATTGACAGCCACTTTGAAgccagaagaaaggaagaggaagagctgGTTGCTCTCAAGGAGAGGATT GAGAAGCGCAGAGCtgaaagagcagagcagcagagaatcCGGgctgagaaggagaaggagcgTCAGGCAAGGCTTGCG gaggaaaaggcacggagagaggaagaagatgCCAAGAGAAAAGCTGAGGATgatctgaagaagaagaaggctCTGTCCTCCATGGGTGCAACATACAGCAGTTATTTGGCTAAG GCTGaccagaaaagaggaaagaagcaaACAGCTAGAGAGACGAAGAAGAAGGTCCTGGCAGAGAGGCGCAAGCCCCTGAACATTGACCACCTTAATGAAGACAAGCTGAG GGACAAAGCTAAGGAGCTGTGGGACTGGTTATATCAGCTGGAGACTGAAAAGTATGACTTTACAGAGCAgatcaagaggaaaaaatatgag ATTGTCACCCTCAGAAACCGGATTGATCAGGCCCAGAAGCA
- the TNNT3 gene encoding troponin T, fast skeletal muscle isoform X43, producing MSDTEEVEQGEEEYEEEEEAQEEEEAHEEEGEYNDEEKPRIKLTAPKIPEGEKVDFDDIQKKRQNKDLIELQALIDSHFEARRKEEEELVALKERIEKRRAERAEQQRIRAEKEKERQARLAEEKARREEEDAKRKAEDDLKKKKALSSMGATYSSYLAKADQKRGKKQTARETKKKVLAERRKPLNIDHLNEDKLRDKAKELWDWLYQLETEKYDFTEQIKRKKYEIVTLRNRIDQAQKHSKKAGAKGKVGGRWK from the exons ATGTCTGATACCGAGGAAGT GGAACAAGGAGAGG AGGAGTACGAAGAAGAAG AAGAGGCTCAGGAAGAAG AGGAAGCTCATGAGGAAG AAGGCGAATACAATGATG AGGAGAAGCCCAGAATAAA ACTAACTGCTCCTAAAATACCAGAGGGTGAGAAAGTAGATTTTGAT GACAtccaaaagaaaaggcagaacaaaGACCTGATCGAACTGCAGGCCTTGATTGACAGCCACTTTGAAgccagaagaaaggaagaggaagagctgGTTGCTCTCAAGGAGAGGATT GAGAAGCGCAGAGCtgaaagagcagagcagcagagaatcCGGgctgagaaggagaaggagcgTCAGGCAAGGCTTGCG gaggaaaaggcacggagagaggaagaagatgCCAAGAGAAAAGCTGAGGATgatctgaagaagaagaaggctCTGTCCTCCATGGGTGCAACATACAGCAGTTATTTGGCTAAG GCTGaccagaaaagaggaaagaagcaaACAGCTAGAGAGACGAAGAAGAAGGTCCTGGCAGAGAGGCGCAAGCCCCTGAACATTGACCACCTTAATGAAGACAAGCTGAG GGACAAAGCTAAGGAGCTGTGGGACTGGTTATATCAGCTGGAGACTGAAAAGTATGACTTTACAGAGCAgatcaagaggaaaaaatatgag ATTGTCACCCTCAGAAACCGGATTGATCAGGCCCAGAAGCA
- the TNNT3 gene encoding troponin T, fast skeletal muscle isoform X23, whose translation MSDTEEVEQGEEEYEEEEVHEPAPPPVHEPEEAHEEEGEYNDEEKPRIKLTAPKIPEGEKVDFDDIQKKRQNKDLIELQALIDSHFEARRKEEEELVALKERIEKRRAERAEQQRIRAEKEKERQARLAEEKARREEEDAKRKAEDDLKKKKALSSMGATYSSYLAKADQKRGKKQTARETKKKVLAERRKPLNIDHLNEDKLRDKAKELWDWLYQLETEKYDFTEQIKRKKYEIVTLRNRIDQAQKHSKKAGAKGKVGGRWK comes from the exons ATGTCTGATACCGAGGAAGT GGAACAAGGAGAGG AGGAGTACGAAGAAGAAG AAGTCCATGAACCAG CCCCCCCTCCAG TTCATGAGCCAG AGGAAGCTCATGAGGAAG AAGGCGAATACAATGATG AGGAGAAGCCCAGAATAAA ACTAACTGCTCCTAAAATACCAGAGGGTGAGAAAGTAGATTTTGAT GACAtccaaaagaaaaggcagaacaaaGACCTGATCGAACTGCAGGCCTTGATTGACAGCCACTTTGAAgccagaagaaaggaagaggaagagctgGTTGCTCTCAAGGAGAGGATT GAGAAGCGCAGAGCtgaaagagcagagcagcagagaatcCGGgctgagaaggagaaggagcgTCAGGCAAGGCTTGCG gaggaaaaggcacggagagaggaagaagatgCCAAGAGAAAAGCTGAGGATgatctgaagaagaagaaggctCTGTCCTCCATGGGTGCAACATACAGCAGTTATTTGGCTAAG GCTGaccagaaaagaggaaagaagcaaACAGCTAGAGAGACGAAGAAGAAGGTCCTGGCAGAGAGGCGCAAGCCCCTGAACATTGACCACCTTAATGAAGACAAGCTGAG GGACAAAGCTAAGGAGCTGTGGGACTGGTTATATCAGCTGGAGACTGAAAAGTATGACTTTACAGAGCAgatcaagaggaaaaaatatgag ATTGTCACCCTCAGAAACCGGATTGATCAGGCCCAGAAGCA
- the TNNT3 gene encoding troponin T, fast skeletal muscle isoform X31, which translates to MSDTEEVEQGEEEYEEEEEAQEEEEAHEEVHEPEEAHEEEEKPRIKLTAPKIPEGEKVDFDDIQKKRQNKDLIELQALIDSHFEARRKEEEELVALKERIEKRRAERAEQQRIRAEKEKERQARLAEEKARREEEDAKRKAEDDLKKKKALSSMGATYSSYLAKADQKRGKKQTARETKKKVLAERRKPLNIDHLNEDKLRDKAKELWDWLYQLETEKYDFTEQIKRKKYEIVTLRNRIDQAQKHSKKAGAKGKVGGRWK; encoded by the exons ATGTCTGATACCGAGGAAGT GGAACAAGGAGAGG AGGAGTACGAAGAAGAAG AAGAGGCTCAGGAAGAAG AAGAAGCTCATGAGGAAG TTCATGAGCCAG AGGAAGCTCATGAGGAAG AGGAGAAGCCCAGAATAAA ACTAACTGCTCCTAAAATACCAGAGGGTGAGAAAGTAGATTTTGAT GACAtccaaaagaaaaggcagaacaaaGACCTGATCGAACTGCAGGCCTTGATTGACAGCCACTTTGAAgccagaagaaaggaagaggaagagctgGTTGCTCTCAAGGAGAGGATT GAGAAGCGCAGAGCtgaaagagcagagcagcagagaatcCGGgctgagaaggagaaggagcgTCAGGCAAGGCTTGCG gaggaaaaggcacggagagaggaagaagatgCCAAGAGAAAAGCTGAGGATgatctgaagaagaagaaggctCTGTCCTCCATGGGTGCAACATACAGCAGTTATTTGGCTAAG GCTGaccagaaaagaggaaagaagcaaACAGCTAGAGAGACGAAGAAGAAGGTCCTGGCAGAGAGGCGCAAGCCCCTGAACATTGACCACCTTAATGAAGACAAGCTGAG GGACAAAGCTAAGGAGCTGTGGGACTGGTTATATCAGCTGGAGACTGAAAAGTATGACTTTACAGAGCAgatcaagaggaaaaaatatgag ATTGTCACCCTCAGAAACCGGATTGATCAGGCCCAGAAGCA
- the TNNT3 gene encoding troponin T, fast skeletal muscle isoform X16: protein MSDTEEVEQGEEEYEEEEEAQEEEVHEPVHEPEEAHEEEGEYNDEEKPRIKLTAPKIPEGEKVDFDDIQKKRQNKDLIELQALIDSHFEARRKEEEELVALKERIEKRRAERAEQQRIRAEKEKERQARLAEEKARREEEDAKRKAEDDLKKKKALSSMGATYSSYLAKADQKRGKKQTARETKKKVLAERRKPLNIDHLNEDKLRDKAKELWDWLYQLETEKYDFTEQIKRKKYEIVTLRNRIDQAQKHSKKAGAKGKVGGRWK, encoded by the exons ATGTCTGATACCGAGGAAGT GGAACAAGGAGAGG AGGAGTACGAAGAAGAAG AAGAGGCTCAGGAAGAAG AAGTCCATGAACCAG TTCATGAGCCAG AGGAAGCTCATGAGGAAG AAGGCGAATACAATGATG AGGAGAAGCCCAGAATAAA ACTAACTGCTCCTAAAATACCAGAGGGTGAGAAAGTAGATTTTGAT GACAtccaaaagaaaaggcagaacaaaGACCTGATCGAACTGCAGGCCTTGATTGACAGCCACTTTGAAgccagaagaaaggaagaggaagagctgGTTGCTCTCAAGGAGAGGATT GAGAAGCGCAGAGCtgaaagagcagagcagcagagaatcCGGgctgagaaggagaaggagcgTCAGGCAAGGCTTGCG gaggaaaaggcacggagagaggaagaagatgCCAAGAGAAAAGCTGAGGATgatctgaagaagaagaaggctCTGTCCTCCATGGGTGCAACATACAGCAGTTATTTGGCTAAG GCTGaccagaaaagaggaaagaagcaaACAGCTAGAGAGACGAAGAAGAAGGTCCTGGCAGAGAGGCGCAAGCCCCTGAACATTGACCACCTTAATGAAGACAAGCTGAG GGACAAAGCTAAGGAGCTGTGGGACTGGTTATATCAGCTGGAGACTGAAAAGTATGACTTTACAGAGCAgatcaagaggaaaaaatatgag ATTGTCACCCTCAGAAACCGGATTGATCAGGCCCAGAAGCA
- the TNNT3 gene encoding troponin T, fast skeletal muscle isoform X7, protein MSDTEEVEQGEEEYEEEAQEEEEAQEEEVHEPVHEPAEEAHEEEGEYNDEEKPRIKLTAPKIPEGEKVDFDDIQKKRQNKDLIELQALIDSHFEARRKEEEELVALKERIEKRRAERAEQQRIRAEKEKERQARLAEEKARREEEDAKRKAEDDLKKKKALSSMGATYSSYLAKADQKRGKKQTARETKKKVLAERRKPLNIDHLNEDKLRDKAKELWDWLYQLETEKYDFTEQIKRKKYEIVTLRNRIDQAQKHSKKAGAKGKVGGRWK, encoded by the exons ATGTCTGATACCGAGGAAGT GGAACAAGGAGAGG AGGAGTACGAAGAAGAAG CTCAGGAAGAAG AAGAGGCTCAGGAAGAAG AAGTCCATGAACCAG TTCATGAGCCAG CAGAGGAAGCTCATGAGGAAG AAGGCGAATACAATGATG AGGAGAAGCCCAGAATAAA ACTAACTGCTCCTAAAATACCAGAGGGTGAGAAAGTAGATTTTGAT GACAtccaaaagaaaaggcagaacaaaGACCTGATCGAACTGCAGGCCTTGATTGACAGCCACTTTGAAgccagaagaaaggaagaggaagagctgGTTGCTCTCAAGGAGAGGATT GAGAAGCGCAGAGCtgaaagagcagagcagcagagaatcCGGgctgagaaggagaaggagcgTCAGGCAAGGCTTGCG gaggaaaaggcacggagagaggaagaagatgCCAAGAGAAAAGCTGAGGATgatctgaagaagaagaaggctCTGTCCTCCATGGGTGCAACATACAGCAGTTATTTGGCTAAG GCTGaccagaaaagaggaaagaagcaaACAGCTAGAGAGACGAAGAAGAAGGTCCTGGCAGAGAGGCGCAAGCCCCTGAACATTGACCACCTTAATGAAGACAAGCTGAG GGACAAAGCTAAGGAGCTGTGGGACTGGTTATATCAGCTGGAGACTGAAAAGTATGACTTTACAGAGCAgatcaagaggaaaaaatatgag ATTGTCACCCTCAGAAACCGGATTGATCAGGCCCAGAAGCA
- the TNNT3 gene encoding troponin T, fast skeletal muscle isoform X3, whose protein sequence is MSDTEEVEQGEEEYEEEEEAQEEEEAHEEEVHEPAPPPAEEAHEEEGEYNDEEKPRIKLTAPKIPEGEKVDFDDIQKKRQNKDLIELQALIDSHFEARRKEEEELVALKERIEKRRAERAEQQRIRAEKEKERQARLAEEKARREEEDAKRKAEDDLKKKKALSSMGATYSSYLAKADQKRGKKQTARETKKKVLAERRKPLNIDHLNEDKLRDKAKELWDWLYQLETEKYDFTEQIKRKKYEIVTLRNRIDQAQKHSKKAGAKGKVGGRWK, encoded by the exons ATGTCTGATACCGAGGAAGT GGAACAAGGAGAGG AGGAGTACGAAGAAGAAG AAGAGGCTCAGGAAGAAG AAGAAGCTCATGAGGAAG AAGTCCATGAACCAG CCCCCCCTCCAG CAGAGGAAGCTCATGAGGAAG AAGGCGAATACAATGATG AGGAGAAGCCCAGAATAAA ACTAACTGCTCCTAAAATACCAGAGGGTGAGAAAGTAGATTTTGAT GACAtccaaaagaaaaggcagaacaaaGACCTGATCGAACTGCAGGCCTTGATTGACAGCCACTTTGAAgccagaagaaaggaagaggaagagctgGTTGCTCTCAAGGAGAGGATT GAGAAGCGCAGAGCtgaaagagcagagcagcagagaatcCGGgctgagaaggagaaggagcgTCAGGCAAGGCTTGCG gaggaaaaggcacggagagaggaagaagatgCCAAGAGAAAAGCTGAGGATgatctgaagaagaagaaggctCTGTCCTCCATGGGTGCAACATACAGCAGTTATTTGGCTAAG GCTGaccagaaaagaggaaagaagcaaACAGCTAGAGAGACGAAGAAGAAGGTCCTGGCAGAGAGGCGCAAGCCCCTGAACATTGACCACCTTAATGAAGACAAGCTGAG GGACAAAGCTAAGGAGCTGTGGGACTGGTTATATCAGCTGGAGACTGAAAAGTATGACTTTACAGAGCAgatcaagaggaaaaaatatgag ATTGTCACCCTCAGAAACCGGATTGATCAGGCCCAGAAGCA
- the TNNT3 gene encoding troponin T, fast skeletal muscle isoform X4 — MSDTEEVEQGEEEYEEEEEAQEEEEAHEEEVHEPVHEPEEAHEEEGEYNDEEKPRIKLTAPKIPEGEKVDFDDIQKKRQNKDLIELQALIDSHFEARRKEEEELVALKERIEKRRAERAEQQRIRAEKEKERQARLAEEKARREEEDAKRKAEDDLKKKKALSSMGATYSSYLAKADQKRGKKQTARETKKKVLAERRKPLNIDHLNEDKLRDKAKELWDWLYQLETEKYDFTEQIKRKKYEIVTLRNRIDQAQKHSKKAGAKGKVGGRWK; from the exons ATGTCTGATACCGAGGAAGT GGAACAAGGAGAGG AGGAGTACGAAGAAGAAG AAGAGGCTCAGGAAGAAG AAGAAGCTCATGAGGAAG AAGTCCATGAACCAG TTCATGAGCCAG AGGAAGCTCATGAGGAAG AAGGCGAATACAATGATG AGGAGAAGCCCAGAATAAA ACTAACTGCTCCTAAAATACCAGAGGGTGAGAAAGTAGATTTTGAT GACAtccaaaagaaaaggcagaacaaaGACCTGATCGAACTGCAGGCCTTGATTGACAGCCACTTTGAAgccagaagaaaggaagaggaagagctgGTTGCTCTCAAGGAGAGGATT GAGAAGCGCAGAGCtgaaagagcagagcagcagagaatcCGGgctgagaaggagaaggagcgTCAGGCAAGGCTTGCG gaggaaaaggcacggagagaggaagaagatgCCAAGAGAAAAGCTGAGGATgatctgaagaagaagaaggctCTGTCCTCCATGGGTGCAACATACAGCAGTTATTTGGCTAAG GCTGaccagaaaagaggaaagaagcaaACAGCTAGAGAGACGAAGAAGAAGGTCCTGGCAGAGAGGCGCAAGCCCCTGAACATTGACCACCTTAATGAAGACAAGCTGAG GGACAAAGCTAAGGAGCTGTGGGACTGGTTATATCAGCTGGAGACTGAAAAGTATGACTTTACAGAGCAgatcaagaggaaaaaatatgag ATTGTCACCCTCAGAAACCGGATTGATCAGGCCCAGAAGCA
- the TNNT3 gene encoding troponin T, fast skeletal muscle isoform X42, producing MSDTEEVEQGEEEYEEEEEAQEEEVHEPAEEAHEEEEKPRIKLTAPKIPEGEKVDFDDIQKKRQNKDLIELQALIDSHFEARRKEEEELVALKERIEKRRAERAEQQRIRAEKEKERQARLAEEKARREEEDAKRKAEDDLKKKKALSSMGATYSSYLAKADQKRGKKQTARETKKKVLAERRKPLNIDHLNEDKLRDKAKELWDWLYQLETEKYDFTEQIKRKKYEIVTLRNRIDQAQKHSKKAGAKGKVGGRWK from the exons ATGTCTGATACCGAGGAAGT GGAACAAGGAGAGG AGGAGTACGAAGAAGAAG AAGAGGCTCAGGAAGAAG AAGTCCATGAACCAG CAGAGGAAGCTCATGAGGAAG AGGAGAAGCCCAGAATAAA ACTAACTGCTCCTAAAATACCAGAGGGTGAGAAAGTAGATTTTGAT GACAtccaaaagaaaaggcagaacaaaGACCTGATCGAACTGCAGGCCTTGATTGACAGCCACTTTGAAgccagaagaaaggaagaggaagagctgGTTGCTCTCAAGGAGAGGATT GAGAAGCGCAGAGCtgaaagagcagagcagcagagaatcCGGgctgagaaggagaaggagcgTCAGGCAAGGCTTGCG gaggaaaaggcacggagagaggaagaagatgCCAAGAGAAAAGCTGAGGATgatctgaagaagaagaaggctCTGTCCTCCATGGGTGCAACATACAGCAGTTATTTGGCTAAG GCTGaccagaaaagaggaaagaagcaaACAGCTAGAGAGACGAAGAAGAAGGTCCTGGCAGAGAGGCGCAAGCCCCTGAACATTGACCACCTTAATGAAGACAAGCTGAG GGACAAAGCTAAGGAGCTGTGGGACTGGTTATATCAGCTGGAGACTGAAAAGTATGACTTTACAGAGCAgatcaagaggaaaaaatatgag ATTGTCACCCTCAGAAACCGGATTGATCAGGCCCAGAAGCA
- the TNNT3 gene encoding troponin T, fast skeletal muscle isoform X9 has protein sequence MSDTEEVEQGEEEYEEEEEAQEEEEAHEEEVHEPVHEPAEEAHEEEEKPRIKLTAPKIPEGEKVDFDDIQKKRQNKDLIELQALIDSHFEARRKEEEELVALKERIEKRRAERAEQQRIRAEKEKERQARLAEEKARREEEDAKRKAEDDLKKKKALSSMGATYSSYLAKADQKRGKKQTARETKKKVLAERRKPLNIDHLNEDKLRDKAKELWDWLYQLETEKYDFTEQIKRKKYEIVTLRNRIDQAQKHSKKAGAKGKVGGRWK, from the exons ATGTCTGATACCGAGGAAGT GGAACAAGGAGAGG AGGAGTACGAAGAAGAAG AAGAGGCTCAGGAAGAAG AAGAAGCTCATGAGGAAG AAGTCCATGAACCAG TTCATGAGCCAG CAGAGGAAGCTCATGAGGAAG AGGAGAAGCCCAGAATAAA ACTAACTGCTCCTAAAATACCAGAGGGTGAGAAAGTAGATTTTGAT GACAtccaaaagaaaaggcagaacaaaGACCTGATCGAACTGCAGGCCTTGATTGACAGCCACTTTGAAgccagaagaaaggaagaggaagagctgGTTGCTCTCAAGGAGAGGATT GAGAAGCGCAGAGCtgaaagagcagagcagcagagaatcCGGgctgagaaggagaaggagcgTCAGGCAAGGCTTGCG gaggaaaaggcacggagagaggaagaagatgCCAAGAGAAAAGCTGAGGATgatctgaagaagaagaaggctCTGTCCTCCATGGGTGCAACATACAGCAGTTATTTGGCTAAG GCTGaccagaaaagaggaaagaagcaaACAGCTAGAGAGACGAAGAAGAAGGTCCTGGCAGAGAGGCGCAAGCCCCTGAACATTGACCACCTTAATGAAGACAAGCTGAG GGACAAAGCTAAGGAGCTGTGGGACTGGTTATATCAGCTGGAGACTGAAAAGTATGACTTTACAGAGCAgatcaagaggaaaaaatatgag ATTGTCACCCTCAGAAACCGGATTGATCAGGCCCAGAAGCA